One Oceanicoccus sagamiensis genomic region harbors:
- a CDS encoding TonB-dependent receptor, translated as MKRMNKTLIAAAITAVISPLSANAQLEEIIVTAQKQMQNVQDVPIAISSVDNALLAKVDATVVTDLIPMIPGLTGSQYGLATNTWALRGISSNDWSIGSEPSVGVFFDGAYIGRNTFATGAFFDVNRVEVVKGPQGTLFGRNASAGAISIVSNTPEDVTTLELGVAAGDEGQRKLDVVGNWAVSDTLAFRLAYAGDRIEGQREDVSNGTEAFTDRDSVRLMTRWNPTDSLEAVLRLNYSEADSNYVSPYSTDFNTADPGEKFPDKYALTETSQPDYELARNQGAGLNLTWELDDDMEFTSITDSRTGTNQFREDLDGTAADALIDAAFFGPFGTGGANAVFDQEGEADTLYQEFRLNRWGDELDWFVGVSYYSEELDAVPGELAIDDTLFGFGTLALSRLENRADTDSYGAFIDATWHATEDLSISSGLRWSQDEKDFCSNVPVDDIEVTAPTAGAVCEDESWSEVTPRLVAQYDVGVDAMLFASVAKGYKGGGFNFSPVDSDGDGVGDSVPAFDPETSIAYELGLKSTLLDYRLQFNGSIYYTDYSDFQMQTVTGAGVLIDNAGDATTQGVELEARYNPTGSLILMATYAFLDAEFSSGDLDGNDLAFAPENTLSLGVDYEHGFLGGNLNWFAVYNYTDDYYFDGANEVDESSYGIVNARVTYTPVSESWDIAVAVDNITDEDYAVDRGIADFGLGDEQLLQGDGRLMRAEFNIRF; from the coding sequence ATGAAAAGAATGAATAAAACGCTAATTGCCGCTGCCATTACTGCTGTGATTTCCCCCCTATCGGCCAATGCTCAACTTGAAGAGATCATTGTTACCGCACAGAAGCAAATGCAAAATGTCCAGGACGTGCCCATTGCCATTAGCAGTGTTGATAATGCGCTGCTGGCTAAGGTGGATGCCACCGTCGTTACCGATCTGATCCCGATGATACCGGGGCTGACCGGTTCACAGTACGGGCTTGCGACCAACACTTGGGCGCTGCGTGGCATCAGTAGTAATGACTGGAGCATCGGTTCAGAGCCCTCGGTAGGTGTTTTCTTTGATGGTGCCTATATCGGTAGGAATACTTTTGCCACGGGTGCGTTCTTTGATGTCAATCGGGTTGAGGTGGTCAAGGGCCCTCAGGGAACATTGTTTGGCCGTAATGCTTCGGCTGGCGCCATCAGTATTGTGTCCAATACGCCAGAGGATGTAACTACCCTTGAGTTGGGTGTGGCTGCCGGGGATGAGGGGCAACGCAAATTGGATGTTGTGGGTAACTGGGCAGTCAGCGACACGCTGGCCTTTAGGTTGGCCTATGCCGGTGATCGCATTGAGGGGCAAAGAGAAGATGTGAGTAATGGGACAGAGGCTTTTACCGATAGAGACAGTGTGCGGTTGATGACGCGCTGGAACCCTACTGACAGCCTGGAGGCTGTGCTCAGGCTAAACTACAGTGAGGCTGATTCCAATTATGTTAGCCCCTACAGTACTGACTTTAATACCGCTGATCCGGGAGAAAAGTTTCCCGATAAATATGCCCTGACCGAAACCAGTCAGCCGGACTACGAACTGGCACGAAACCAGGGTGCTGGCCTGAACCTGACATGGGAGCTGGATGATGATATGGAATTTACGTCTATCACCGATAGTCGTACAGGCACCAACCAGTTCCGGGAAGACCTTGATGGCACTGCTGCCGATGCTTTAATTGATGCTGCCTTCTTTGGCCCTTTCGGTACCGGGGGTGCGAACGCTGTTTTCGATCAAGAAGGAGAAGCAGACACACTGTATCAAGAGTTTAGATTGAACCGTTGGGGGGATGAACTGGATTGGTTTGTCGGTGTGAGTTACTACAGCGAGGAGCTTGACGCAGTCCCGGGTGAACTCGCTATTGATGATACGCTTTTTGGATTTGGGACCCTCGCGTTAAGCCGCTTGGAAAACCGCGCCGATACAGATTCCTACGGTGCATTTATTGATGCCACCTGGCATGCGACAGAAGATCTTTCTATCTCTAGCGGTCTTCGCTGGAGCCAGGATGAAAAGGACTTTTGCAGCAATGTGCCGGTTGACGATATTGAAGTTACTGCACCCACTGCAGGCGCCGTATGCGAAGACGAAAGCTGGAGTGAGGTAACCCCTCGTCTTGTAGCGCAGTATGATGTGGGTGTGGACGCTATGCTTTTTGCCAGTGTCGCCAAGGGTTACAAGGGCGGTGGTTTTAATTTCAGCCCAGTTGATTCCGATGGAGATGGTGTGGGAGATAGCGTTCCTGCCTTTGACCCCGAAACCAGTATCGCCTATGAGCTTGGGCTCAAGTCCACCTTGCTTGACTATCGACTACAGTTTAATGGCTCCATCTACTACACCGATTACTCAGACTTCCAAATGCAGACAGTAACAGGGGCCGGAGTCCTGATTGATAATGCCGGTGATGCAACAACCCAGGGTGTGGAATTAGAGGCCCGCTATAACCCTACGGGTAGCCTGATCTTAATGGCCACTTATGCTTTTCTTGATGCAGAGTTCAGTTCTGGCGACTTGGACGGCAATGACCTGGCTTTCGCCCCCGAGAATACTCTCTCGCTGGGAGTGGATTATGAGCACGGTTTTCTAGGGGGCAATCTCAACTGGTTCGCCGTGTATAACTACACCGATGATTATTACTTTGATGGGGCCAATGAGGTTGATGAGAGTAGCTACGGGATAGTCAATGCCAGAGTCACCTATACACCGGTGAGTGAGAGCTGGGATATTGCAGTGGCCGTGGACAATATTACCGATGAAGATTATGCCGTTGATCGCGGCATAGCAGATTTTGGTTTGGGAGACGAGCAGCTATTGCAGGGTGACGGACGCCTGATGAGAGCTGAATTTAATATTCGGTTCTAG
- a CDS encoding TonB-dependent receptor: protein MRASNPFAFPLTAIALLVGGTLAAPYTLAQSDSGLMLEEVTVTARKKTESLQEVSVAVTAFSPEMIKNLGLVSVQDIQMMTPSLNIYPSEGASASPIIELRGQIQGDSTAVTLDPSVGIYFNGVYLGRAQGAMSEMFDIAGIEVLKGPQGILYGRNSTGGALKIETVKADPSAGLTGFVSTTAGNYDAQIVEGAINLPVTDSAAIRIAARNNQRDGWSDQVIMGPDGVVTDHVELNSIDSETYRISASWDATDSLYIEAGGDYWDANDVGTLLRQRGGDVWTGFEFIQYDNDRSVGVAYVPSDANASNEGYYLSLENEFESLTAKAILAHREWSFYQRFDLAATNLNIAFPELDQFGDQDSVELQLSGDALNQDLQWMVGLYYFKEEASDYTSALDVQGIDFADFVFDGTAESESQSIFGHLVYAINEQFSAQLGLRYTQDEKSILSSNIDGYAWFDGDGENLDKEAVTLNPLACPFGWETDTNTFTPKQGVKASATECEADLTEDYEYVSWTVGLDWFFSDKGMAYIKNSLGQRAGGQNIRGGGQVVLPIGGETVDSLAPFDPEEVLDTEVGIKYDTENGRGRINAAYFYTDYSEYQYSEIIGVSTFVYNLGDATIQGFEAEVSYLLLEGLMVSGFGSYLDFEYDEALFQQDAPKYKYGFTFSYSLLQSYGEWLFTTNYSYTDGVEVLNVDYVNDFVPTDGYELVNARAALMLDSGLSIAVFGRNLTDEKYMNAALGSTAADFGYGDVETLQVAADGEPRMYGVELYYEF, encoded by the coding sequence ATGAGAGCAAGTAATCCCTTTGCCTTCCCCCTGACTGCAATCGCTTTATTAGTGGGTGGAACACTGGCAGCCCCCTATACACTGGCGCAAAGCGACTCCGGCCTGATGCTGGAAGAGGTGACCGTTACTGCGCGGAAGAAGACGGAATCATTGCAGGAGGTCTCGGTTGCCGTCACCGCCTTTTCCCCTGAGATGATTAAAAACCTCGGTTTGGTCAGTGTCCAGGATATACAAATGATGACGCCGTCATTGAATATTTATCCCTCTGAAGGTGCCTCAGCGAGCCCCATTATTGAACTTCGAGGGCAGATACAGGGTGACTCTACGGCAGTCACCCTTGATCCATCGGTGGGTATTTATTTCAATGGTGTGTATCTGGGCCGTGCCCAGGGGGCCATGAGTGAGATGTTTGATATCGCTGGAATAGAAGTGCTCAAAGGTCCACAGGGGATACTTTATGGCCGTAACTCCACGGGTGGTGCGCTTAAGATTGAAACGGTAAAGGCTGATCCCAGCGCGGGTCTTACGGGGTTTGTGTCGACGACTGCCGGTAATTATGACGCCCAGATTGTTGAAGGGGCGATAAACCTGCCAGTGACTGACAGCGCAGCGATCAGAATTGCGGCTCGTAACAATCAACGAGATGGCTGGAGTGATCAAGTCATTATGGGGCCAGACGGGGTGGTGACCGACCACGTTGAGCTTAACAGTATCGATTCAGAGACCTATAGAATTTCGGCATCCTGGGATGCGACCGATAGTCTGTATATAGAAGCCGGCGGTGACTATTGGGATGCAAACGACGTGGGTACCTTGCTAAGGCAAAGAGGTGGCGATGTATGGACGGGTTTTGAGTTTATTCAGTACGACAACGATCGTAGTGTCGGTGTTGCCTATGTACCTTCCGATGCCAATGCCAGTAATGAGGGCTATTACCTGTCACTGGAAAATGAGTTTGAATCATTGACTGCAAAAGCCATTCTGGCTCATCGTGAATGGAGCTTTTACCAGCGTTTTGATTTAGCAGCGACCAATCTTAATATTGCTTTCCCGGAGCTGGATCAATTTGGGGATCAAGACAGTGTAGAGCTACAGCTCTCCGGTGATGCTCTGAACCAGGATCTGCAATGGATGGTGGGCTTATATTATTTCAAAGAAGAGGCGAGTGATTATACCAGCGCACTTGATGTGCAAGGTATTGATTTTGCGGATTTTGTCTTTGACGGTACGGCGGAGTCAGAAAGCCAGTCTATCTTTGGTCATCTGGTTTACGCCATCAACGAGCAGTTTTCTGCGCAACTCGGGCTGCGTTATACCCAGGATGAAAAAAGCATATTGTCCAGCAATATTGATGGATATGCATGGTTTGACGGCGATGGTGAGAACCTTGATAAGGAGGCGGTTACCCTTAACCCTTTGGCTTGTCCCTTTGGTTGGGAAACTGACACCAATACCTTTACCCCAAAGCAAGGTGTAAAGGCGAGTGCTACTGAGTGTGAGGCCGATTTAACTGAAGATTATGAGTATGTTTCCTGGACCGTAGGGCTGGATTGGTTTTTCAGTGATAAGGGCATGGCCTATATCAAAAATAGCTTGGGCCAGCGAGCGGGGGGACAAAATATCCGCGGTGGTGGTCAGGTCGTGTTACCGATTGGTGGTGAGACAGTAGATTCACTAGCCCCCTTTGACCCTGAGGAAGTGTTGGATACCGAGGTTGGTATCAAGTACGACACAGAGAATGGCCGGGGCCGAATTAATGCCGCGTATTTTTATACGGACTATTCAGAGTATCAATACTCGGAGATTATCGGTGTGTCGACCTTCGTCTATAACCTGGGTGACGCCACCATTCAGGGCTTCGAAGCTGAAGTGTCTTATTTACTGCTTGAAGGTTTGATGGTGAGTGGTTTCGGCAGCTATCTGGACTTTGAATATGATGAAGCGCTGTTTCAACAAGATGCGCCGAAATATAAGTATGGTTTCACATTCAGTTATAGCCTGCTGCAAAGCTATGGTGAATGGCTGTTCACCACTAACTATTCTTACACGGATGGCGTAGAGGTGCTGAATGTTGACTATGTCAATGACTTCGTTCCAACCGATGGCTACGAGTTGGTTAACGCACGTGCAGCACTGATGCTTGACTCGGGCTTAAGTATTGCCGTGTTTGGCAGGAATTTAACCGATGAAAAGTATATGAACGCGGCCTTGGGGTCCACTGCTGCTGACTTTGGTTACGGTGATGTGGAAACACTGCAGGTGGCCGCTGATGGTGAGCCCCGGATGTATGGCGTTGAGCTGTATTACGAGTTTTAG
- a CDS encoding tetratricopeptide repeat-containing sulfotransferase family protein: protein MTTKTTATTTTTTTANTQTQVTLQSVIARGFRALSQGKLDEARGCCMAVLKQQPNNEQTHFLVGLIGLASGDRKKAALAFATVTRLNPGHVAAWAHLAKLQAQNGQINRADHALAMAVKHENGDIAEVQDVIASCYSMLGEHQIAHQWFKKAAAKAPDNLSISVNLASSQIFLGKTQAAKSQLTKVLALAPNIGQAHWLLSGLAKANNTQHIESIENLLTDPSIPSQAEAFLCYGAGKECEDLENWDQAFRYFERGAKARRKHISFDNAQEEETFKALTNTYTEQWLASQSDYCDTSAPIFIVGQPRTGTTLVERIITSHSQVHSAGELMHFGNAVRRQSNYEGSERFSASLFESAASLDGKKLGAAYMTSTARLRGDAPHFVDKLPYNYLFLPLILAALPNARIIHLVRDPMDVCFSVYKQLFADAYPHSYDLEAMAKHFVRYYRLMELWRQRFPGRFLDVRYEAVAADVETEGRRIMNYLQLPWEDVCANFHQQDTAVTTASAVQVRQPAHTRSIGRWRRYEKQLQPVRDRLLEENII, encoded by the coding sequence ATGACCACTAAAACGACAGCTACAACTACAACTACAACTACAGCTAATACTCAAACTCAAGTAACCCTCCAGAGTGTCATCGCGCGGGGCTTTCGGGCACTGTCGCAGGGTAAGTTAGACGAGGCCCGTGGTTGTTGTATGGCGGTACTTAAACAGCAGCCCAACAATGAGCAGACCCACTTTTTAGTCGGCTTGATTGGGTTGGCCAGTGGTGATCGAAAAAAGGCCGCCCTGGCTTTCGCTACCGTTACCCGTCTCAATCCCGGGCATGTAGCTGCATGGGCACATCTTGCAAAATTGCAGGCGCAAAATGGGCAAATTAACCGGGCCGATCACGCCCTGGCCATGGCGGTAAAGCATGAAAATGGCGATATAGCCGAGGTACAGGATGTGATTGCCTCATGTTATTCCATGCTGGGAGAGCACCAAATAGCCCATCAGTGGTTTAAAAAAGCCGCTGCCAAAGCTCCCGATAACTTGTCTATTAGCGTCAACTTAGCCAGCAGCCAGATATTCCTAGGTAAAACGCAGGCGGCAAAATCTCAGCTGACTAAAGTGTTGGCACTTGCGCCCAACATTGGGCAGGCTCATTGGTTACTCTCGGGGCTGGCTAAGGCGAATAACACCCAGCATATAGAGAGCATTGAAAACCTGTTGACTGACCCGTCGATACCAAGCCAAGCCGAAGCCTTTTTATGTTATGGCGCAGGCAAGGAATGCGAAGACCTGGAAAACTGGGATCAGGCCTTCCGTTATTTTGAGCGAGGTGCCAAGGCACGGCGCAAACATATTAGCTTTGACAATGCCCAGGAAGAAGAGACGTTTAAGGCACTAACAAACACCTATACCGAACAGTGGTTGGCGAGCCAATCTGACTATTGTGATACCAGCGCGCCGATCTTTATTGTCGGCCAGCCTCGCACGGGCACCACTCTGGTGGAGCGTATTATCACATCCCACTCGCAGGTACATTCAGCGGGTGAGTTAATGCATTTTGGCAATGCGGTGCGCCGGCAAAGTAACTATGAGGGCAGTGAACGATTCTCGGCGTCGCTATTTGAGTCGGCCGCAAGTCTGGATGGAAAAAAGCTGGGCGCAGCCTATATGACCAGCACGGCCAGGTTAAGGGGAGACGCCCCCCATTTTGTTGACAAGCTGCCCTATAACTACCTGTTTTTACCGCTTATTCTGGCCGCGTTGCCCAATGCCAGGATTATCCACTTAGTACGCGACCCCATGGATGTTTGTTTTTCGGTCTATAAACAATTATTTGCTGATGCCTATCCACACTCCTACGATCTTGAAGCAATGGCTAAGCATTTTGTGCGCTACTACCGCCTGATGGAACTTTGGCGACAGCGCTTCCCTGGCCGATTTCTTGACGTGCGCTATGAAGCGGTAGCGGCTGATGTGGAAACGGAAGGTCGACGGATTATGAATTACTTACAACTGCCATGGGAAGATGTCTGTGCCAATTTCCACCAACAGGATACGGCGGTTACCACCGCCAGTGCTGTGCAGGTAAGGCAGCCCGCCCATACCCGTTCAATAGGGCGCTGGCGTCGCTACGAAAAACAATTACAGCCGGTACGGGACAGACTGCTTGAGGAAAATATCATTTGA
- a CDS encoding TonB-dependent receptor, producing MKATKYAKSLLALAVVGAPVSLSANEKESALLEEIVVTAQKRSESLQDVPIALSAFTGDFIKEAKLTDVKQLVAFTPGLSGNSTDSFLDTISVRGVSTNSFGIGGDSSIGIYKDGVYYGRNGAAVTSFFDVERVEVLKGPQGLLFGRNAASGAVHTITEKPNLEDVEGYVRLGAGESGRQQAEFAYNQPLGDSWAMRIAGSHSEQDGFVKNLYNGDDLGEHDRDAVRLSIKNQGDWGDVTLTAEHEERKQYGSIYIGQDANGNSFTGDDRTANLDFQGKDDARVTGVTLTANIDLNEEMTLTSITGYSKHDWVYQEDWDGTPVGLAGYLQEQSGEYYSQEVRLNVDTSEDLKWYVGASAYEEDVTAELSNEVGDATPYFGVPYYNGLLETNDTDGEYNGWAVYADMTYQITEKLDVSVGARYTYDEKEAETEIFGLGFVWPVITLAPVKSKQDWDDISPRIALRYFVDEDLMLFGSVSEGYKAGGFGTDTVTSSIGGVALPDAELDDFDPETITSYEIGAKGDLAGGKVKYGVSAYYYNYEDLQTVIIEVGKALVENIGEVDGMGVEMDLRAAINDNWSLFIGAAWSETDISDIPLDVCAEPGGSNCDGNRLAFNPEWTVSGGINANYPLNGGEVFAALDFSWQDDFYSDGENSDNATVDSVGFVNLRTGWNSEQNWSVSVYVENVFDEESFAGRSGVAGFPVNAGPSQERLAGVDISYSF from the coding sequence ATGAAAGCTACAAAGTATGCCAAATCCTTATTAGCCCTGGCAGTTGTGGGGGCGCCGGTGTCGCTGTCGGCCAATGAAAAAGAGTCCGCTTTATTGGAAGAAATTGTTGTCACCGCTCAGAAACGGTCAGAGTCGTTGCAAGACGTACCTATTGCTCTGTCTGCCTTTACCGGTGATTTTATCAAAGAGGCTAAACTCACCGATGTTAAACAGTTAGTGGCATTTACTCCCGGTTTATCCGGTAACTCTACAGACAGTTTTCTCGACACCATATCAGTGCGTGGGGTGTCCACCAACTCTTTCGGTATTGGTGGTGATAGCTCAATTGGTATCTATAAAGATGGTGTTTACTATGGCCGTAACGGCGCTGCGGTAACCAGCTTTTTCGATGTTGAGCGCGTTGAGGTTTTGAAAGGCCCACAGGGTTTATTGTTTGGCCGTAATGCCGCTTCAGGTGCTGTGCACACCATTACCGAGAAACCTAATCTTGAGGACGTTGAAGGTTATGTTCGCTTAGGTGCCGGTGAGAGCGGTCGTCAGCAAGCAGAATTTGCCTATAACCAACCATTAGGTGACAGCTGGGCGATGCGTATCGCTGGCTCTCATTCGGAACAAGATGGCTTTGTTAAAAACCTCTATAACGGCGATGACCTCGGTGAGCACGACCGCGATGCAGTTCGTTTGTCGATCAAAAATCAAGGCGATTGGGGTGATGTCACACTGACCGCTGAGCACGAAGAGCGCAAGCAGTATGGATCTATCTATATCGGTCAGGATGCCAATGGTAACAGCTTTACCGGTGATGACCGCACGGCGAATCTCGATTTTCAAGGGAAGGATGACGCCAGAGTGACGGGTGTTACTTTAACCGCCAATATTGACCTCAATGAAGAAATGACACTGACCTCCATTACCGGTTATAGCAAACATGATTGGGTCTACCAGGAAGACTGGGACGGCACGCCAGTTGGACTGGCTGGATACCTTCAAGAGCAATCAGGGGAATACTATAGTCAGGAAGTGCGCCTCAATGTCGATACCAGTGAAGACTTAAAATGGTATGTCGGTGCAAGTGCCTATGAGGAAGATGTCACAGCCGAGTTAAGCAACGAGGTCGGGGACGCGACCCCTTATTTTGGCGTCCCTTACTACAACGGCTTACTCGAGACTAATGATACTGATGGTGAATACAATGGCTGGGCTGTTTATGCCGACATGACTTATCAGATAACAGAGAAGTTGGATGTCAGCGTGGGCGCGCGTTACACCTATGATGAAAAGGAAGCTGAGACCGAAATTTTTGGGTTAGGCTTTGTCTGGCCTGTCATAACGCTCGCTCCGGTAAAGTCCAAACAGGATTGGGATGACATATCACCACGTATCGCGCTGCGTTACTTTGTTGACGAAGACCTGATGTTGTTTGGCTCTGTGTCCGAGGGCTATAAAGCGGGTGGTTTTGGTACTGACACTGTAACCTCTTCGATAGGTGGAGTAGCCCTGCCAGATGCAGAGCTTGATGATTTCGATCCAGAAACCATTACTTCTTACGAAATCGGTGCCAAAGGTGATCTTGCTGGCGGTAAAGTAAAGTATGGCGTCAGTGCCTACTACTACAATTACGAAGATCTGCAAACCGTCATTATAGAAGTCGGCAAAGCGCTGGTTGAGAATATAGGCGAGGTCGATGGCATGGGTGTGGAGATGGATCTGCGTGCAGCTATTAATGACAATTGGAGTCTATTTATCGGGGCCGCCTGGAGTGAAACTGATATTAGCGATATTCCTTTGGATGTGTGTGCAGAACCCGGTGGTAGCAACTGCGATGGCAATCGCCTTGCATTCAACCCGGAGTGGACTGTTTCCGGCGGTATCAATGCTAACTACCCCCTTAATGGCGGTGAAGTTTTTGCCGCGCTGGATTTTAGTTGGCAGGATGATTTCTACAGCGATGGTGAGAATTCAGACAATGCCACTGTTGATAGTGTAGGTTTTGTTAACTTGCGTACCGGCTGGAACAGCGAGCAGAACTGGAGTGTGAGCGTTTATGTTGAAAACGTTTTCGATGAAGAATCCTTTGCCGGGCGTAGTGGCGTTGCTGGATTTCCTGTCAACGCTGGCCCTTCGCAGGAACGCTTGGCGGGTGTTGATATTAGCTACAGCTTTTAA
- a CDS encoding DUF6088 family protein encodes MSTAQTITTEVKRLPLGEPFATTSFLKLGSRSAVDNSLSRLVKQGVVERITQGIYIRPKKNRFVGTVKPEINKVIKVIAESNGETIQVHGAEAARRFKLSTQVPTQPIYYTSGSTRTLKIGKLTIKLVHVARRKLQLSEKKSGLALSALWYIGKENMSRYTVEQVCNKLNATEQEELFSAEMPAWISNALQTYQKEYAIG; translated from the coding sequence ATGTCCACTGCGCAGACCATTACAACCGAAGTGAAGCGCCTACCCTTAGGCGAGCCATTTGCCACTACCAGCTTTCTCAAGCTGGGGTCTCGTAGCGCCGTCGACAATTCACTTTCGCGCTTAGTTAAACAGGGGGTCGTAGAGCGCATTACTCAAGGCATCTACATTCGCCCAAAGAAGAATCGCTTTGTTGGAACAGTAAAACCTGAAATCAATAAAGTGATAAAAGTTATCGCTGAATCCAATGGCGAAACGATCCAGGTTCATGGTGCAGAAGCGGCTAGGCGATTCAAACTATCAACACAGGTACCTACCCAGCCTATTTATTACACCAGTGGCTCTACTAGAACTTTAAAAATTGGCAAACTGACAATCAAGCTCGTTCACGTTGCCCGGCGCAAATTACAGCTGTCCGAAAAAAAATCAGGTCTAGCCTTATCTGCACTATGGTATATCGGCAAAGAAAACATGAGTCGTTATACCGTTGAACAAGTATGCAATAAGCTGAACGCCACAGAACAAGAGGAACTTTTCTCTGCGGAAATGCCCGCATGGATAAGTAACGCCCTTCAGACCTATCAAAAGGAATATGCTATTGGCTGA
- a CDS encoding nucleotidyl transferase AbiEii/AbiGii toxin family protein, which yields MADQFFHLDATEQKDILATLATELGRKSNVLEKDIWVCWALNAMFTLPEGLPMAFKGGTSLSKVFTAINRFSEDIDITIDYRELAKYLDDKFDPFDEKSSNSQISKFSDRLKKGLKEYAADKVIPHLQNKIDLLPTKSDISIEHSDDGESIWVHFPSVVEEEDEYLKSSILIELGGRNIIDPNATHMITADIAEKLSDQELEFPVAETVVLAAERTFWEKATLIHAECNRGTLKANAERLSRHWYDLYLLNQTTIGESALADIDLLKDVIKYKKCFFRSGFANYDACLTNTFKLVPSKAVLDELEKDYRSMRDMIYGDAPDFSTIITSLTELEKTINELT from the coding sequence TTGGCTGATCAATTTTTTCATTTGGATGCTACTGAGCAAAAAGATATTTTAGCAACACTTGCTACCGAGCTTGGCAGAAAATCCAATGTGCTAGAAAAGGATATTTGGGTCTGCTGGGCACTTAATGCAATGTTTACATTACCAGAGGGCTTACCAATGGCCTTCAAAGGCGGCACGTCTTTATCAAAAGTATTTACAGCTATTAATCGTTTCTCTGAAGATATTGATATCACCATTGATTACAGGGAACTGGCTAAATATCTCGATGACAAATTTGACCCGTTTGACGAAAAATCCTCAAACAGCCAAATTAGTAAATTTAGTGACCGCTTAAAAAAAGGCCTTAAAGAGTATGCAGCAGATAAAGTAATACCCCACCTCCAGAATAAAATTGATCTACTACCTACAAAGTCAGATATTTCAATCGAACACTCAGATGATGGTGAAAGCATATGGGTTCATTTTCCGTCGGTGGTTGAAGAAGAGGATGAATATTTAAAAAGCAGTATTCTTATTGAATTAGGTGGTCGTAATATTATCGATCCAAATGCCACTCATATGATTACTGCCGATATAGCAGAAAAGCTATCAGATCAAGAACTCGAATTCCCCGTGGCAGAAACAGTCGTGCTCGCCGCAGAAAGAACCTTTTGGGAAAAAGCCACACTTATTCATGCTGAGTGTAATCGCGGCACACTCAAAGCCAATGCCGAACGCCTCTCTCGACATTGGTATGATCTTTATCTACTCAACCAAACAACCATTGGTGAATCAGCACTCGCAGATATCGATTTATTGAAAGATGTCATCAAATATAAAAAATGTTTTTTTAGAAGTGGATTTGCAAATTATGACGCCTGTCTAACAAACACCTTTAAACTTGTTCCAAGCAAGGCCGTTTTGGACGAGCTAGAAAAAGATTACCGAAGTATGCGTGACATGATTTATGGCGATGCACCAGACTTTTCCACCATCATCACATCGTTAACTGAATTAGAAAAAACAATTAACGAACTCACTTAA
- a CDS encoding VPLPA-CTERM sorting domain-containing protein produces the protein MLKKTLALVGVTLSLILSTSAHSALVEYSYQGNMFTDVVNNILPAGETFTNTDSITGSFVVSDLGSSYYGNLTAESFESFSFSAGPVTISSSDALAQIQYFYVSTDAFGAIDSVEMLLFSENQEWFDLDPEGIRESISISPSSATARHEQCALLNRAETECNPNRNGGEFGNTFDEGRSLVTGVWTSQTINAVPVPAAAWLFGSALVGLAGIKRKK, from the coding sequence ATGCTGAAGAAAACCCTAGCCCTAGTGGGCGTTACACTTTCATTAATTTTATCCACAAGTGCTCATTCCGCATTGGTTGAGTATAGTTACCAGGGAAACATGTTCACGGACGTTGTTAACAACATCCTACCTGCAGGCGAAACGTTTACCAATACCGACTCGATCACTGGTTCGTTTGTGGTGTCGGATTTAGGGTCTTCCTATTACGGCAATTTAACAGCGGAATCATTTGAATCATTTTCATTCAGTGCGGGGCCCGTTACTATCTCTTCATCGGATGCACTGGCGCAGATCCAATATTTTTATGTGTCCACCGACGCGTTCGGTGCCATAGACAGTGTCGAGATGCTCCTGTTTTCGGAAAACCAAGAGTGGTTTGATCTGGACCCCGAAGGGATCAGGGAATCAATTAGCATTTCACCAAGCTCAGCTACAGCCAGGCACGAACAGTGCGCTCTGCTCAATCGCGCTGAAACGGAGTGTAATCCCAACCGCAATGGTGGTGAATTCGGCAACACTTTCGACGAAGGTAGATCGTTGGTCACGGGAGTTTGGACCTCACAAACTATCAATGCGGTACCTGTACCGGCGGCAGCGTGGTTATTTGGCTCTGCGTTAGTTGGCTTAGCTGGAATCAAGCGTAAGAAGTAA